The Triplophysa dalaica isolate WHDGS20190420 chromosome 20, ASM1584641v1, whole genome shotgun sequence genome segment AGCAGTAGATCTCGTGAGCTAAGAAGATTAGCCCGAACAATACAGCAGAGACTTCTTAAAGATGGTCACTAAAGATTTATTTACGAGTTGAAGTGGGGGACTTTGAATTTAACTTCAGTTGTTTTAGTTAGCCTTTAAGGGACTCCTGTGCTCGTCTTTTAAAGGCTTGGCCTCATTTTTCCACTTGTTAAAGACAGATGAGCCCCTTAGGGGGCGTCCGATGAAACCACTCGGATAAGTGAAGAAACTACTTCATCAAATGGAAAACAAAGTCCAGCTGTTTACAAATGAAgaatttatttccaaaaagagataactctctttaaaaaaaccagaaatcatgttttttttgtgttcatgttggtttgtttttattcaaccCATAATGATttgagccataataacaaaaatagagctaactaacacaataaaaacattatatatatttttataaaaacttagTTATGtcttttttggaaataaactcttcaaatatacatACGAGATTCCTTCAAAAATGACCTCCTATAGGGTTTCATAAATTGACCACGGTTTATTAACAGGTCTTACtaaacatgtaaaatatttaagcatttgaacaattttgatgattattcaGAACGCTGGAAGATTCAAATATTTTACCTACAAAAAGGCAAACCATGACAGTAGTGGAGAACACATGGCTGTCTGATACTGATCTCTACCTGTTTCAACATTGACTCTGGAAAGCCAGCGGTGGTTGAAATTGCGCTTCAATCCATTGAGGCATGATTTGCAAACTGAAAGATATTGCGCTTCAACCAGAAGTTGTGTTGGTTATCTGACGCTCAGTGGCACACCTGAATTACCGTAGGGAAGTTCTCAAAACTGGTCCTGACTTGACTTCGACAAGGATTCCGAGCTAAATATCCCATGAACTCTACACTTCACAACAATAGAGCAAActtttgcgtgtgtgtttttacacaaatcatgcattttatttgtgtacAACAATCCAGTTTTAACAGATGCTAAATGCACCAAAATAGCATATTTTCCGTACTAACACTGTCAGGTTGTGCCTTGCAAATTGTTTTCAGcgtaattttaattattttagtaaATTGAGGGTCCAAAACAAAGCAGACGCATGATGCAAATAAGTAGCATATATCACCAACTgcaattcttttttatttccaaattATTATCTCTACAGAGACCAAAATTGAAACAGTGAGCAAAAGAAAGACAACTAAGCCTAAAAAGGAGCCAGTTTCTATGTTTCAGATAAACGGAGATAAACCAGACTTCatcacaaaaatgaaaggtaattgcaatattgttattatttatagaaatttattttttatgtattttgataATACATGAGAGCGAGTAAGACAAAATAATAGTTTtctcaaaatgtaaattcttagTAGTGTAATAGGATGCATGCTTGGAATTTATGTCAACAACGTTAATTTACAAAAAGTGAAATTGACAGGAACTTGTAAATGTTGCTTTAGCCGCCAAGTCTGACAGCGAAGAGAGTGAACCAGAGACTAAATCCAGCAAGAGCAAAAAGAAATCGACAGCAAACTCTGCATCCATGTTTCAGACTGAAGGagaaaaagacaagaaaaaagaCAGGAACAGCAAGAAcaaggagaaagagaagaatAACAAGAAAAAGAGTGAGTGAATGCTGGAATCTAAAGATCCTGTTTAGTTCATGACTCTAGATTTCCCTTAGTCAGGAAAATGACTTGCTCTGTTACTCAAAAATAGTCAGCTCTGTTGTGAGTTACTGTAACACAAACATAAGGCAAATACAGAATTAAAGGGCTGCAACACCAGGTGATttatacaatgtaaaaatagtcattGGTATCGCCAGAaggtctctgtaaagtttcagctcaaaatacatcacatatctttcattacaatatgttgaacatgaccatttgtggctgcaatggaaacacagcgtttttgtgtgtgtctctttaaatgcaaatgagcctctgctcccctccccgtatgcaaaatatgacttagagcgcttacacatgtgctaTGGATGACATCATGACAAGCAATATGGCAGAAAGCGTTATTACGTCTGTAATGGCctatccaaccaaaaccatacactaactgcaataaaaatcaccttaatgtcttgttcataaatacaaattaaatggagaagacaaaaacatagatagaacaacatatgctgtatgaaatgttggccattgatgattaatcatgtgcatgcatatgaCTAACAGGCATAAGCACGGTTATATGCAAAACCACTAACCACTAACATCACGACATAACACCTTTTTGGACCAATGTAAAGTCTCAGGTTTAGCTGCGAACATCATCTGCAATCCCCTTATCATCGGAGTATATACTCACCCTATGCCTTTGTTCTGTGTCCTGTCTCGTCAATATTATACTTATGTCTCGTTTTGTGTCAATCGTGtttaaaaagaacattaaagctgtttgtttttaccTCCTTTTCTGTGGTTTTTGGCAGTTACTTGACAAACAGGCAACAGACGAACTAGTgatagaattaaataaaaaaggttatttGAATAATCTTGCCTTTTGACAGTTTGTTTTACTAGAAATAGATTCACAGGCGTTATCATACCTTATAAACCAAGCACAGACAGGTTGCATCCTTACATCCTTCAAGACGCATTGCACATGATGGTCAATTAAGGATTTACTTCAATTCTATAATATTGCAAATTTTTTCACAAATAGATTCAGCTAAATCTGATGACAGTGAAAAAGAGTCTTCAGAAGTGACGAAAAAGAAGAAAGGCAAaggaaagaaaagtaaaaaGGTAAGAAATCCTGAGAAATCCTGAAAAAAGctttataattgtataatattctctctctctttctctacatTAGGAGGAAAGGCCTCCATCACCAGAAATTGAGTTTGATGACCATGAGGAGTTTGTCCTTCAACCTGCACCTCAAGGAACCACCATCAAATGTAAAGTGACACGAGACAAACGCGGCATGGACAGAGGCTTCTACCCCACCTACTACCTCCATTTAGacaatgacaagaaggtgagcgCCTTAGATATTTCCCTAAAAGAGATGAGTGACAAACAGAGATGCTGTGtttaaaaacgttaaaaaatgttgatacacattaaattcacattGAAGTGCAAAATTCTGCTATGgtttaaatcaaatgtaaagCTGTTTTCATGTGAACATATACAGTAGTACTGTGATATTTAATTGCTATTGTGTCATGGTGTAAAACGATAAAACCTGTTTTCCCTTTCGTTCTTATCCTACAGGTCTTTCTATTGGCTGGCCGAAAAAGAAAGAAGTGTGCAACCTCAAATTATTTAATCTCTATAGATGCCACCGACCTGTCACGTGGCGGTGATCATTTTATCGGAAAGCTTAggtaatgtttatttgttttgttcattttgaccATGTCGTGTCTGTGCGCCATGATACTGTACTTTTGTTATTTAGGTCGAATCTCATGGGTACCAAATTCACAGTGTTTGACAACGGTCTCAATCCTGAACGTGCGCTCAGGGATATGTCTAATGCACGGCAAGAGCTGGCTGCTATCATTTATGTGAGTGCTCACTTCAGTCAACTCCACACCACAGTTTTTCAGAAGTCTTAACgatgattttctttttcaggAGACAAACGTCTTGGGGTTTAAAGGGCCAAGAAAAATGACTGTGATCATCCCAGGTATGGATGAGGATGACGAGCCTGTGCCGATACGTCCACAAACAGTGAGTCCAGTCACTATCTTCAAACAATGATTTAATATGTTAGGCCATATGATATACAGGGATGCAGAAAACGCGGACGGAATTGCAGAATCCAGGCATTAAACTGGAATCTGATGAATAATGCAAATGGCGCAGAATCTTGCAAATGTTGAACTTCTTAATCAAAAAAATAGCACTGAACTgcaaataaaatttaatttgtgCATCATTAATGATTCATATGCggtttaaatactgtatgtaatcTCCCTGTTCTGCTTGTCTCTGAATGAATGATTCGAGCAGTTTCCTGACACTTCTGTTTACAGCATCTCACTATATGGGGTTCCGAACACATACTCAAagctgctctgagagtttattttatgaGCATTTCACTGCTTGAGTAAAGCTACTGTCAAACATGCACTAAAAAGGTCTCTGCGACAACCTGTCAAAATATAACTctggttttattatttcttttattaaagtaaacgcactagtaaataaaacaaatctcacatttaaatatgtgtaaaaaacaaacattaaactgAAATACGCTACTTTGTAGTTGTGCATTATGGCATCTTTTTccttaaggttcaaaaacagtGGTCTTACTATGGTTAATGAGTTAATGCTATAGTATACTGAAGTATTTTTCATCTGgacaaaaatataactattgtaacgtaaaaaaactgaaaacacagaatccaaaaaaaaaaaatttgtttgtgaatttgGGAAAAATAAACGGAATTTGAGAAGAAATACAACTGATTTCATAGGGCCCAAAATATATGACATCTAACAACAAAGCACGTAACACAAAAGGGTGAGTATGACTTTAGGAGGCATTTTTTTAATAGAGCATCAGCCTAACTTCAggttattttttgcttttatatgtagtctatatactgtatgtaatttGAACTGAGTAGATGGTCCCTTTTACTTAATTTTTCCAATTTTTAAATTGCTAAATTTGCTTTTACCTTTTTTATCaatatattactattttaaatacGATGCTATACAGTTTATACTATACTTTATCTCTATACTTCCTATATTTTTATTACTGATTAAAAGCGAAATGTTCACAGCTGGACACAAAAATCCATGAAGGACactaaaaatatttcagagGTTACATAATTCTAATAAATCTCAAATCCTAAAAGATTACAGTCACACAGTTCACTTTTGTGGTAATTATTTGGTAATGAAAGTTGTAAGCCCGTCATTAGGATTCTTTTTACGgaaagaaaatacacaaaaaatccTGAAAAAATTGTCTCTTTGAGAAACACATAACAATATGGAAAGCTGTTGCCTGTACATTAAAAGCAAAAAGTAAAAAGATAATTTTCTTTTAGGAAACTGGCAGTCTGCTTGTGCGCTATCAAAACAGACAGATGGACAACATGATTGAACTCCACAACAAAACACCTGTTTGGAATGATGACACTGCCTCATATGTCCTTAACTTCTCTGGTCGGGTCACACAGGCCTCCGTCAAGAACTTTCAGATAGTCCACACTAAAGACAGTAAGTAATACGGGTTAAATTGAATATACGGGAGatttcaattttctttttacttttaaggAAAAGTCaacctcaaaatcaaaattgccttattttttactcacccacatgatgTTCAACATATTTTAAGACCCCCCGGCATATCCAgaccacaaaaaaagatattttaggtgacatcctagagatttccaggcctcctcatagacagaaaagtactaaaaacatcattaaattgGTCTATCCTCTCAATGTggctcaaatgttttttttttaagtgatgaGAATACTTTCTGtgcgaaaaacaaaccaacaaaccaaaataatgactttaatcGATATATTCTCAAACTGTTTCCTCATGCATAGAAATGCTCTCATGAACGTGCACCATAGACTGaaaagacagaggagaatatattgatttatgatgttattttcatttgttttttgtacaaaaaGTATTCTCGtcgcttaaaaaaaaattaaattgagcCACTATGTGCAGATGTACAAATTTAAgtatgtctttagtacttttctggatgttgacaacaactataaccatgatgtctataaGGAGGCCTGGAAAAATCTCAGATGtcacttaaaatatctttatttgtccGAAGACGCCAGGAGGTCTCGGAACATGTTGaccgtcatgtgggtgagtaaaaataacacttttttgattttgaggtgaactttccctttaaaaaaggttaaaaaaatgaatagatcaaaatgatattttataagTATGGAACTGACAAGCTCATTGGTGATGACACTTCTATAGTGTTTTGACTGTAGTCTTGCTGAGACCTTTTATAGGATGAAGCATGAAtacaatatgattttttaaatgttctggtTTGCAGACAGCTACATTGTGATGCAGTTTGGGAGGGTGGCAGATGACATGTTTACTCTGGACTATAATTACCCAATGTGTGCTGTACAGGCCTTTGCTATCGCTCTGTCAAGCTTTGATGGAAAACTGGCCTGTGAGTGAAGGCATGAAATTTCATGACCAAGAGCAACTGAATCAACGCACAACGTTCATGCAAAATTATTAATAAGAACAAGCCATGAAGATTATTTGTTGAGATTTTAATGATTTTCAATGTGCCTGAATGAGTCTGGGAGATCACTGAGGGAAACACAAGTGCATGTTTTTGATGCGAGTGTGTGTCTTTTTTGAG includes the following:
- the tulp1a gene encoding tubby-related protein 1: MFQINGDKPDFITKMKAAKSDSEESEPETKSSKSKKKSTANSASMFQTEGEKDKKKDRNSKNKEKEKNNKKKNSAKSDDSEKESSEVTKKKKGKGKKSKKEERPPSPEIEFDDHEEFVLQPAPQGTTIKCKVTRDKRGMDRGFYPTYYLHLDNDKKVFLLAGRKRKKCATSNYLISIDATDLSRGGDHFIGKLRSNLMGTKFTVFDNGLNPERALRDMSNARQELAAIIYETNVLGFKGPRKMTVIIPGMDEDDEPVPIRPQTETGSLLVRYQNRQMDNMIELHNKTPVWNDDTASYVLNFSGRVTQASVKNFQIVHTKDNSYIVMQFGRVADDMFTLDYNYPMCAVQAFAIALSSFDGKLACE